From a region of the Gordonia sp. PP30 genome:
- a CDS encoding DUF222 domain-containing protein has product MYFGDDTPVGLDDAGAVPLTPDQLETAAGVSLPDDPMLLWQIVDTAMAVLGDTPLASGSVRQVADMAEISERVRRRHDGLSAGLYAECNDRSVDRATGYLTMISYLAYGHRLGLGQARARTALANRLAHRTALTGETLDPVMPAAAVAVADGLISARHVEVISAVLAKIPECLGPQVIADAEERLVQAAKDLNPKDLARVGAHLLAYLNPDGDYTDPEDRQRQRDLTVYGQDDDLMSEIDGHLTPSARAKLDLILTTWAAPGVNNPADPDSPHPAGDEPDADALAAARERDTRAPGQRRHDAFEAALDFVIAHGGLGKPGTISTDLVITVSDADLARHAGIAQSATGTLIPVSDLIELASRNQARPYLAVFRDHTSQPLYLGRGRRSASKAQRLMLFARDRGCTAPACDMPFARTEAHHSPRWENDGRTDIDALGAACGGHNRAEGPLPGHWTTDILHTGRDAGRMVWRPTGARRPWNLNPLHHPQRLAEQIADRVHGPPHPPGTPATHDAVRRNDSRSIIEKELEPRLGLTRLWADPENPADHAA; this is encoded by the coding sequence ATGTATTTCGGTGATGACACACCGGTCGGGCTCGACGACGCCGGTGCCGTCCCGCTCACCCCCGATCAGCTGGAAACCGCGGCCGGTGTGTCTCTTCCGGATGATCCGATGTTGTTGTGGCAGATCGTCGACACGGCGATGGCAGTGCTCGGTGACACGCCGCTGGCGTCTGGGTCGGTGCGGCAGGTCGCCGATATGGCCGAGATCTCCGAACGGGTCCGGCGCCGCCACGACGGGCTCTCCGCCGGCCTGTATGCCGAGTGCAATGACCGCTCGGTCGATCGCGCCACCGGGTATCTGACGATGATCAGCTACCTCGCTTACGGGCACCGCCTCGGGCTGGGTCAGGCCCGGGCCCGCACCGCCCTGGCCAATCGCCTCGCCCATCGGACGGCTTTGACCGGCGAGACACTGGATCCGGTGATGCCCGCGGCCGCCGTGGCTGTCGCCGACGGCCTGATCAGTGCCCGGCACGTGGAGGTGATCTCCGCGGTCCTGGCGAAGATCCCCGAATGCCTCGGCCCGCAGGTGATTGCCGATGCCGAGGAGCGTCTGGTCCAGGCGGCGAAAGACCTCAACCCCAAGGATCTGGCCCGCGTGGGAGCGCATCTGCTGGCGTATCTGAACCCCGATGGGGACTACACCGATCCTGAGGATCGGCAACGCCAGCGGGATCTGACCGTATACGGCCAGGACGACGACCTGATGTCGGAGATCGACGGACACCTGACCCCGTCCGCGCGCGCCAAGCTGGACCTCATCCTCACCACGTGGGCCGCCCCGGGGGTCAACAACCCCGCCGATCCCGATTCCCCGCACCCGGCCGGCGACGAACCCGACGCCGACGCTCTGGCCGCCGCCCGGGAACGCGACACCCGCGCCCCCGGGCAACGCCGTCACGACGCCTTCGAGGCGGCCCTCGACTTCGTGATCGCCCACGGGGGCCTGGGCAAGCCCGGCACCATCTCCACCGATCTGGTGATCACCGTGTCCGACGCCGACCTCGCCCGTCACGCTGGGATCGCCCAGTCCGCCACCGGCACCCTCATCCCGGTCAGCGACCTGATCGAACTCGCCTCCCGGAACCAGGCGCGGCCGTACCTGGCCGTCTTCCGCGACCACACCAGCCAGCCGCTCTACCTCGGGCGTGGACGGCGCTCCGCCTCCAAGGCACAACGGCTCATGCTGTTCGCCCGCGATCGCGGCTGCACCGCACCGGCCTGCGACATGCCCTTCGCCCGCACCGAAGCCCACCACTCACCCCGCTGGGAAAACGACGGACGCACCGACATCGACGCCCTCGGCGCCGCATGCGGTGGCCACAACCGCGCCGAAGGTCCACTGCCTGGTCACTGGACCACCGACATCCTGCATACCGGTCGCGACGCCGGACGCATGGTGTGGCGGCCCACCGGCGCCCGTCGCCCCTGGAATCTCAATCCGCTGCACCATCCACAGCGACTCGCCGAACAGATCGCCGACCGCGTCCACGGGCCACCACACCCACCCGGCACCCCCGCCACCCACGATGCGGTACGGCGCAACGACTCCCGCTCGATCATCGAAAAGGAACTCGAACCCCGACTCGGACTCACGCGACTCTGGGCCGACCCGGAGAACCCGGCCGACCACGCCGCCTGA